A region of Synechococcus sp. WH 8016 DNA encodes the following proteins:
- a CDS encoding AlpA family transcriptional regulator — MLSQYQFIRLPRVFVRLPQVKELTCLSKSSIYRLMDEGNFPKQVSLGARSVAWVKSDVEDWCAQKINAAHI; from the coding sequence ATGCTTTCTCAGTATCAGTTCATTCGTCTTCCTCGGGTATTCGTTCGACTCCCTCAAGTAAAAGAACTTACTTGTCTCTCTAAGTCATCGATTTATCGCCTTATGGATGAGGGCAATTTCCCGAAACAAGTTTCATTGGGCGCTCGTTCTGTCGCCTGGGTGAAGTCCGATGTCGAAGATTGGTGCGCTCAGAAAATTAATGCTGCTCATATTTGA
- a CDS encoding site-specific integrase: MSFSDSQVKAEKAGVRRRNVSVGDSLFLVIEPLRDDGKGGGKSFEGRMRFPPGRKGKQVPLRIGVYGRGVGKWSLKEARDEWDRIRSWSRETGRDPRELKKEQQIQVQDSSGPTFAEACKSYLSHSSSKASKKEYPNLLNHQVIPRLGGDTPVAHLSWDHKGTGGKNGRERVMEIFRSKVADGKAPQADKLLMVMRGVFDHAIDQGWMERNQNPALGTKGTKTKHKATPHPTLPWDQLPRFFDDLERNQANGTLVLCSAVKVVLMTFLRVGSLTPMRWEELDESKDLWVIPGTRMKTGHDHLVPLTNPFKEVLDSLRKVSGDEEFVFASPRSRSTPYLNPYSINQHFIRMGYKGVQTAHGLRRTALTAGQDVLGFPAELIQRQLSHAIGDKVRQSYDDSTLLDERRKFMISWCDALLSQGMKV, translated from the coding sequence ATGTCTTTCTCTGACTCGCAAGTCAAGGCAGAGAAGGCAGGAGTTCGCAGAAGAAATGTTTCCGTAGGGGATTCTCTTTTCCTCGTCATCGAACCTCTCCGTGATGACGGAAAAGGTGGTGGAAAGTCCTTTGAGGGACGCATGAGGTTTCCCCCTGGACGGAAGGGAAAGCAGGTCCCCCTTCGGATTGGTGTCTATGGAAGGGGGGTTGGGAAGTGGTCCCTGAAAGAGGCACGGGACGAATGGGACCGCATCAGGTCATGGAGCAGGGAGACAGGAAGAGACCCAAGAGAACTGAAAAAGGAACAGCAGATTCAGGTCCAGGACTCATCAGGTCCAACCTTTGCTGAGGCATGTAAGTCCTATCTCTCCCACTCCTCGTCCAAGGCATCGAAAAAGGAATATCCAAACCTGCTCAACCATCAGGTCATACCCCGATTAGGTGGAGATACACCTGTTGCTCACTTGTCCTGGGACCACAAGGGAACTGGTGGAAAGAACGGCAGGGAAAGGGTGATGGAGATATTTCGGTCCAAGGTTGCTGATGGGAAAGCACCTCAGGCAGACAAACTCCTGATGGTGATGCGTGGGGTCTTTGACCATGCGATTGACCAGGGGTGGATGGAGAGGAACCAGAACCCTGCTCTTGGGACCAAAGGCACAAAGACAAAGCACAAGGCAACTCCGCATCCAACCCTTCCTTGGGACCAACTCCCTCGGTTCTTTGATGACTTGGAGAGGAACCAGGCAAATGGAACCTTGGTGCTTTGTTCTGCGGTGAAGGTCGTTCTGATGACCTTTTTGCGTGTCGGGTCTTTGACTCCGATGCGGTGGGAAGAACTCGATGAATCCAAGGATCTATGGGTGATTCCAGGCACTCGGATGAAAACTGGGCATGACCATCTGGTTCCTTTGACGAACCCATTCAAAGAAGTTCTGGACTCTCTGCGGAAGGTGAGTGGGGATGAGGAGTTTGTCTTTGCTTCTCCCAGGTCCAGGAGCACTCCCTATCTGAATCCCTATTCCATCAACCAGCACTTCATTCGGATGGGATACAAGGGAGTCCAGACGGCACACGGACTTAGAAGAACTGCTTTGACTGCTGGACAGGATGTCTTGGGATTTCCTGCTGAACTTATCCAACGGCAGTTGTCTCATGCGATTGGAGACAAAGTTAGGCAGTCCTATGACGATTCGACACTCTTAGATGAGAGGAGAAAGTTTATGATTTCTTGGTGCGATGCTCTACTTTCTCAGGGCATGAAGGTCTGA
- a CDS encoding ComEC/Rec2 family competence protein, with product MNVALWLVLLMLATQLGAAFPQGIQHWCVVLVGLAAAVVLICRRFSLSGWKLFVLVVVLCGLLLRSSMGQVATPTPLDPLQLVPSDSDSQQLVLEGRALADAPVRRGRCQALLQVHHLAGQVRDGRTELVVDPCPQLVRKGAWVRAQGQLVTPAVATHPLLPNPAERLAARGCWTQFRTKTVELIHQDHTPLADRRRQIAARFQELAGEHSGGLLAALVLGGAHVELSAELREAFRVAGLSHALAASGFHLSVLLGATLALTRRGCMPLRLAAGVGAMAVFLALAGGQPSVVRAVLMGAAALLIRERGSRVQPLGVLLSTLVVMLLLNPAWARSIGFQLSAAATAGLVLSAQPLEQWLLQHGSQCCPQRWMTVLAPALSVPMAALLWTLPLQILHFGSVPLYSLLSNLMAAPLLAPLTLAAMTLALLTLLLPTAIAALVMPLLVWPVQQLAALLIALVGWISAWPHAQLLTGHPQPWVVLVVVLAFLPWALPALQRWRWRAFPLLLLATLVQAAVQLSDEVLLVHQWGRQWLLARHQGRAALISSHGDLLSCQLAQQLAQGYGHRRLDWLVVMDPVASDHISCWTPLAHTVRAEHQGQPPLLPGQRLQSPGLMLRPLQGQDRRWQLRVNAQLHRLKQSGRGALRWDHAGEAFGEVAEPG from the coding sequence ATGAACGTTGCTCTTTGGCTGGTTCTTTTGATGCTTGCCACCCAACTGGGGGCGGCCTTTCCCCAGGGGATTCAGCACTGGTGTGTGGTCTTGGTTGGGCTGGCTGCGGCTGTTGTGCTGATCTGCCGCCGGTTTTCACTTTCAGGTTGGAAGCTGTTTGTTCTTGTGGTCGTGTTGTGTGGCTTGTTGCTGCGCTCCTCGATGGGGCAAGTGGCCACGCCCACCCCCCTGGATCCGCTGCAGCTTGTGCCAAGCGATTCAGATTCGCAGCAGCTGGTGCTTGAAGGCCGTGCTCTGGCTGATGCACCTGTTCGTCGGGGGCGCTGCCAAGCCCTGCTGCAGGTGCACCATTTGGCGGGGCAGGTACGCGATGGTCGCACGGAGTTGGTGGTGGATCCCTGCCCTCAGCTGGTGCGCAAAGGTGCCTGGGTGAGGGCTCAGGGTCAGCTCGTGACGCCTGCTGTCGCAACCCATCCCTTGCTTCCCAACCCGGCGGAACGGTTGGCGGCTCGCGGCTGTTGGACCCAATTCCGAACCAAGACAGTGGAGCTGATCCATCAAGATCACACCCCCCTGGCTGATCGGCGTCGTCAGATCGCGGCTCGCTTTCAAGAGCTAGCAGGAGAGCATTCAGGTGGTCTGTTGGCGGCGCTGGTGCTGGGCGGCGCCCACGTTGAGCTCAGCGCGGAGTTGCGAGAAGCCTTTCGTGTTGCTGGGTTATCCCACGCCTTAGCCGCGTCCGGATTTCATCTTTCCGTGTTGTTGGGAGCCACGCTTGCCCTGACGCGCAGGGGTTGCATGCCCTTGCGATTGGCGGCTGGAGTGGGCGCGATGGCTGTGTTTCTTGCGCTGGCGGGCGGGCAGCCATCCGTGGTTCGTGCCGTGTTGATGGGCGCTGCTGCTCTCTTGATCCGGGAACGGGGCTCTCGCGTCCAACCCTTGGGCGTGCTGCTCAGCACCTTGGTGGTGATGCTGTTGCTGAACCCTGCTTGGGCACGTTCCATCGGCTTTCAGCTCAGTGCTGCTGCAACAGCGGGTTTAGTGCTCAGTGCGCAGCCCTTAGAGCAGTGGCTTCTCCAGCATGGTTCTCAGTGTTGTCCTCAGAGGTGGATGACGGTTCTGGCCCCTGCCCTATCGGTGCCGATGGCGGCGCTGCTTTGGACCCTTCCCTTGCAGATCCTGCATTTTGGCTCTGTGCCTTTGTACTCGCTTCTGAGCAACCTGATGGCTGCACCTCTGCTGGCACCGCTCACCCTTGCGGCGATGACCTTGGCATTGCTGACGTTGCTGCTGCCAACGGCGATCGCCGCACTCGTGATGCCGCTGTTGGTTTGGCCGGTGCAGCAGTTGGCAGCGTTGTTGATCGCTTTGGTGGGGTGGATCAGCGCCTGGCCCCATGCCCAGCTGCTGACGGGACATCCGCAGCCTTGGGTGGTGTTGGTTGTTGTGCTGGCTTTTCTCCCTTGGGCCTTACCCGCACTGCAACGCTGGCGCTGGAGAGCGTTTCCTCTTTTGCTCTTGGCCACGCTGGTGCAAGCCGCTGTTCAGCTCAGCGATGAGGTGTTGTTGGTGCACCAGTGGGGAAGGCAGTGGCTACTGGCTCGTCATCAAGGGCGCGCTGCACTGATCAGCAGTCATGGCGATTTGCTTAGTTGCCAGTTGGCTCAGCAGCTTGCGCAGGGTTACGGACACCGCCGCTTGGATTGGCTGGTGGTGATGGACCCAGTGGCGAGTGATCACATCAGTTGTTGGACGCCTTTGGCCCATACCGTGCGGGCGGAGCATCAAGGCCAACCTCCCTTGCTTCCAGGTCAACGTCTGCAAAGCCCTGGTTTGATGCTGCGCCCTCTGCAAGGTCAAGACCGACGTTGGCAGTTGCGCGTGAATGCGCAGCTCCATCGCCTTAAGCAATCAGGCCGTGGCGCTTTAAGATGGGATCACGCTGGTGAAGCGTTTGGAGAGGTGGCAGAGCCCGGTTGA
- the glyQ gene encoding glycine--tRNA ligase subunit alpha, translating into MHFQDIISTLNRFWGEQGCVLLQPYDTEKGAGTMSPHTVLRAIGPEPWAVAYPEPCRRPTDGRYGDNPNRAQHYFQYQVLIKPSPDGIQETYLASLAALGICAADHDIRFVEDNWESPTLGAWGVGWEVWLDGMEVTQFTYFQQCGGIDCKPVSIEITYGLERLAMYLQDVESIWDLSWNAERSYGDIWLPFEKGQCQFNFEASNPDRLKQLFAIYEAEATDLIEHNLPAPALDFVLKCSHTFNLLEARGVISVTERTATIGRIRNLARKVAEAWLAEREALGFPLLQSKVAAAVDH; encoded by the coding sequence GGAAAAGGGTGCTGGAACCATGAGCCCGCATACGGTGCTCCGGGCGATTGGACCTGAGCCCTGGGCGGTTGCCTATCCAGAACCTTGCCGGCGCCCCACCGACGGTCGTTATGGCGATAACCCGAATCGGGCGCAGCATTACTTCCAATATCAGGTGCTGATCAAGCCTTCGCCCGATGGCATTCAGGAAACCTATCTCGCATCGCTCGCGGCCCTTGGCATTTGCGCTGCCGATCACGACATTCGTTTTGTGGAGGACAACTGGGAGTCGCCAACACTTGGCGCTTGGGGTGTGGGCTGGGAGGTGTGGTTAGACGGTATGGAGGTCACCCAGTTCACCTACTTCCAGCAATGTGGTGGCATCGATTGCAAGCCTGTATCGATTGAGATCACCTATGGCTTGGAGCGCCTAGCGATGTATCTACAGGATGTGGAAAGCATCTGGGATTTGAGCTGGAACGCTGAACGCAGCTATGGGGATATTTGGCTTCCCTTCGAGAAGGGGCAATGTCAATTTAATTTCGAGGCTTCCAATCCCGATCGTCTCAAGCAGCTGTTTGCCATTTATGAGGCAGAAGCCACGGATCTGATTGAACACAACTTGCCAGCTCCTGCTCTCGACTTTGTTCTGAAGTGCAGTCATACCTTCAATCTCCTGGAAGCTCGTGGCGTGATTTCGGTGACGGAACGGACTGCCACGATTGGACGGATTCGCAATTTGGCCCGAAAAGTGGCTGAGGCTTGGTTAGCAGAGCGGGAGGCCCTGGGATTCCCGTTGCTGCAATCAAAGGTTGCCGCGGCGGTTGATCATTGA